The DNA region CTTTCCATGGATGGGGAGACATGATGTACAGTTATTAAGACCCAGGTAGAACTGTTGGGATCATACATCAAAAATCTATGGCTTAATTGCAGACAGAGAGACGAAAGAATGGAAAGTAATATTGAATTCTATTAATTGTGGCAACGAGGATTAGCTTCTGGAGCGAGAGAAATTATAATCTAGCaaacattttatacatttttttatTCAAACACTTAAATCATATTATTAGATCATTATCTCAGTTTTACTTCAGAACTTACTTTTTATTTCAAAACAACTTACACTTGTAGTTAGTATGAATGTGCCTAATATACAGTAGGATTTGTCACTGAACTGTGCGCAAGAAATATATTTCTCTGTACTTAGATACCCGTAACCATAAAGTAACATTGAACTATTGATTCCTCAGACAACTGTTGCCCATTGCTCCAATCTAGGCATGTGAATAATATggtcagtcgctgcctcaaaaaggctgccagcaacaTCAAAGAtcgacaccatcctggccactcactcatctccctgctgccttcaggtagaaggtacaggagcctgaaatctgcaacatccaggttcaggaacagcttcttccccacagctgtcaggctattaaactcaactcaaacaaaactctgatcattaatagcccattgcattttatctgtttatttatgtgtgtgtatatatatatatatatatgcattggtatatggccacactgatctgttctgttctgttctgtatttatttatgcctactatattctgttgtgctgaagcaaagcaagaattcaattgtcctatctgggacacatgacaataaactctcttgaatcttaaatcttgaaGAAGAaccttgacccaaaatgccacccattccttctctccagagatgctgcctgtcccgctgagttactccagcattttgtgtctatcttcattttataccaccaactgcagttccttcttacacataatatGGTCAGTAGTGTCTGCTTTCAAGCAGGAGTATCTGGAGTCCGGGACCAGTCAGACAAATGGAAATCACCAAGGGCGGCCGAGAGGGAGGTCAGAACCTTGGTACGGTTTAAGTGGAGGGGGATGTGAGGATCCTGGAAAAGACCAGAAGGGGAAGCTAGAAATCCCAGGAGCAGGTTCAACAATCCAAATAACTGAGTATTTCACAATACTGCCTCTACCGCAGGGTTTTAGCGAGATGTTTATTGGTGGTAAGGGAGGCGGGAATGTGAGGATGCTGGtttcaaaataaaatgaaactttcttcatcttcttaaactgtgtgtagtCCAACTGTGCATCTGAGTAACCTGGGAGTGATGCACACACGCAAACAATTGACAGGCAGAAAAACAATATAAATTAGTTGAAAGGATTTTGGACAAGGTGAAATACTATGCACGAATGTATGGTGAAGCAAAGATTTCATGTTCAAATACTGTCCACTGGAAGCTGGGCTGAAAACATAATTGCATTGGACTTTGCTAAAATTCCCCATTACATCAGTATTACATTGGTGCCCCCAACAAGTCCATTATTTCAACCCACTTACCTTTCATTTGAGTCCGCCCATCCTCCAGCATTGGGAGTACGATGGTCGAATTCCTCTGCGACCTCATGGCTGTGTATACCACAGGAACAGATTGTACAACCACTGGAATGCGGTGCAGTTTGTTGGACGGAAAATTCATTGCATTTGAAGGTGGCATCGGGTGGATTATGTGCAAGTACTGTTGGCCCCCGACACCTGGCGAAGATGTCACAACGGAGCCCGGCGCTAATACTGTAGACATGCCTGTCGATGAAGTCACTGAGGTTATCACAGTTGGGGATGAAGTCAATCGAGGAGCACAAGAGGATATTGGAGGGATTGAGGTTATTGCCACTGAGCTGGGAGAGGAACGTGACGATGATACAGATGTTGGTGATGTCCGGGCTTTGTTAATGGACAAGTCCACTGGCTCAGTTTGTGTTTGATATTGATCAGTGGATAGTAAGACCTCTGGAGGCCCAGCTTTCACATTGTTAAGCAAAATAGGTACAGCTTCCATATCTGAAAAGTTAGGGGCTTGCGGAGActgttaaaataaaacacaaataaatatcACTGAGCATTTCATACTAAAACAAATGCAGAAATAAAACTGTCGCAAAGCAATATATCTAAAAGATCACATACATTGGCTTGAATTTGATTGAAGCGGAAAAGATAAAAGTAATCTTTGCTATTCAGCTTAAGCCATTTTAATCAAGAACATAAAGCTAATAATTTCCAACATTCAACAGTTAGTCCAAAGTTCATAGATCTTTTAAAATGAATGGATAAATGATTAAAATGAGTTAATTTAGTTTTAAAATCCATCCTGTTCTCACTTACAAAGTTTGGGCCAGGTTGTGATAGGAGTTATCTAATCCTCTGACTAATAAACTAAAGATAAATTGTGTCAAAAACTGCCTCTGCTTGTTGTGCTTTTACGGTTGAAGAACAATAATGCAACGGCCAGACTTTTGGTCAAAGAATACCTACCCTTTTGGGACATTCAAATTCCAAAACAAGAACAAAATATGGTTTGgtgcggtggctcagcggtagagacactgccttatagcgccagagacccgggttcaaccctgactgtacagaattgtacattctcactgggacctgcgtgggttttctccgagaactgtGGTTACCTCGCACACTCCAAGCTAATTATTtggttaaattataaattgtccatagtgggtgtaggatagtgtcagtgtgcagtgATTGCTGGTCCGAAGAGGCCTGGtgctgcgctatatctctaaagtaaactaaactaaacattgctcATTGCTTACCTTCGATCTGGACCCATTTAATAAACTCATTAACAACAGGGTTTTCCACTGGATGATTAGGATTATCCATAGCTGAACACATTTAATTAAATACTCCCATCACCAGGGGGTCCATTATCTAATCTGTACTAACAAAATGTATCAAGGGCGTTACTCATTTTAGTAACTGTTTGATAAGCTGGGGCAGTTGGTGGCATTTCACTATAGAATACCAAAACAAAAAACACACTTGTTCAAATGCAGATATGCACGCAAAGGCTTTTATGAGATTGTTTGCATGTACTTTTGCTATTTAGTATGTTGGTTTCTGTTGTTaacttaaaacaaacttttaaaactatTCAGTGAGATGTATCCTAGCACATCCCTTGCCAGTTGGTGTGTTGTGGGTGAAAGCATTGTAAATTGAAACAGCAAGAAATTCCCGAGACCCCTTTTTACTTCTACATGTTATCATCTACCAAAGCTCCTGGCCACTCTTTAGCAATCTCTTCTTGGAAGTTGGCACCCTATCCAACCACACAATTCATCCTTGgttacaaaaggatacaaagttctggagtaactcgaccggtcaggcagcattagttTAATTATTGGGTGGTGTACGGTAAATACTTAAGTAAATGAAATTATAGCAAGTTTACGAACAGCGATATGCTATAGGTAATTTTAGAACGTGGATGTTTCTGACTTTGAGATTTCGGCTAACGAAcagttgactggagcaggatcCTAGCATAACACAAGGACTGCCAACATCACAGAGACACCGCGAGTCACAATAAATCAGTGAATGGAAAATCACAAGGATATTCTTAATTAGGGCAATCCACCCCAAAAAGCAAGATGACATGGGTGAATATTTTGGAGGGATTATATTTGTTGAGCCTATAACCAAGGACATgaatgaaagtgggggggggggggggggaaccctgCAGGGTTTAAAGGGGAAGAATAGGTATGAAAATTTCAGGGCAGTGGCGACACAGAAAAATAATATTCAAGAGAGAATCAAAAGTGCTGAACTGACATCAACAATTTAGCAAGATTCTTGGATGTAGAACATCCTGAGAAAATGGCAGCTTTATGTTAATCACATTATAATGGTCATAATGCCAGATGATCTCAGTGATAGCACTCTTATCTCCAATATAGAAGAAGGTGGGTTAAAGTCTCATTTCAGACTCTAGTAAACCAAAAATGAAGTTGATTTCCGGCACAGCATTGCACTATgagaggtgcaagagta from Leucoraja erinacea ecotype New England chromosome 6, Leri_hhj_1, whole genome shotgun sequence includes:
- the klf12b gene encoding Krueppel-like factor 12b isoform X4: MLMLDGMPAGRVKPEILDSKRGSPQAPNFSDMEAVPILLNNVKAGPPEVLLSTDQYQTQTEPVDLSINKARTSPTSVSSSRSSPSSVAITSIPPISSCAPRLTSSPTVITSVTSSTGMSTVLAPGSVVTSSPGVGGQQYLHIIHPMPPSNAMNFPSNKLHRIPVVVQSVPVVYTAMRSQRNSTIVLPMLEDGRTQMKVDAQQCIMKKPFSLQPHSIVPHNHTWHHTVIEREIAQLRSLSPGRIKSDSEDDDLPNVTLDSVNETGSTALSIARAVQESFYIHHLREKMDAI